The Gammaproteobacteria bacterium genome has a segment encoding these proteins:
- a CDS encoding bifunctional aspartate kinase/diaminopimelate decarboxylase: protein MSTNNADMIPLQPLPGPAGGQPWLVLKFGGTSVSTLRNWQIIGELLQGHVASGYCPVVVHSALAGVSNRIQTALGRAVSGNYRDDVTAIEAAHFELGRQLAVDAPTLVGGYMRELEQILAGVQLLGEVSSRVRARAMACGELMATALGAAYLGSRGLKVHWLDARQVLHSIDPPNSSERTRYLNASCRFDADEQLQQQWRDLGGIVLTQGFIASNVSGETVILGRGGSDTSGAYFAARLQAAGLEIWTDVPGIFSANPRIVDGARLLRTLTYAEAQEIASTGGSVLHPRCIAPVRKHGIPLRIRDTTRPESPGTLVTSDAGSDAPRVKAILGRTGVTLVSMETLGMWHEVGFLASAFGCFTDLGLSVDLVSTSESNVTVTLDPGVNTIDADLLASLRIALERLCRVQIIENVEVVSLVGRRIRSVLHEIGPAFDVFEELPVHLLSQAASDLNLSIVVEQDQSRRIIQSLHTLLVHPVGKDGVFGPTWEELRQGTAGSASLPEPWWVKRRDTLVDLGRTHGCAYVYDLATVREAVTRLQGIRGVDRILYAMKANANPEVLRVVHDAGLGFECVSPGEIERLIKLFPALERRRILFTPNFAPRHEYEYGLAQDVWVTLDNLFPLREWGRLFAGREIFLRVDTGHGHGHHEHVKTAGVHSKFGIPIFELQEARELADQHGARIVGLHAHTGSGILDPQNWRDVAGILADAARDFPQLRILDLGGGLGIPERRGRTALDLEKLGAGLGDIRAAWPNYQIWLEPGRYVVAEAGVLVATVTQTKGKGSVQYVGISTGMNSLIRPALYGAYHEIANLSRWGEQAGETVSVVGPICETGDRLGTDRLLPPCREGDVLVIANAGAYGYAMSSSYNLREPAREIAI, encoded by the coding sequence ATGAGCACGAACAACGCCGACATGATTCCGCTGCAGCCGTTGCCGGGCCCGGCTGGTGGCCAGCCATGGCTGGTGCTGAAGTTCGGGGGTACCAGCGTATCCACCCTGCGCAACTGGCAAATCATCGGCGAGTTGCTGCAGGGGCATGTCGCGTCAGGCTATTGCCCGGTCGTTGTTCATTCTGCGTTGGCCGGGGTCTCCAACCGGATCCAGACGGCCCTCGGCCGGGCAGTGTCCGGAAACTACCGGGACGACGTCACGGCTATCGAAGCGGCGCATTTCGAACTTGGCAGGCAACTTGCGGTGGATGCGCCGACGCTCGTCGGCGGATACATGCGCGAGCTGGAACAGATCCTGGCAGGGGTCCAGCTGCTGGGTGAAGTGAGCAGCCGGGTGCGGGCCAGGGCCATGGCTTGTGGGGAACTCATGGCAACCGCGCTCGGCGCCGCCTACCTCGGCAGTCGCGGGCTCAAGGTGCACTGGCTCGATGCCCGGCAGGTACTGCACAGCATCGATCCACCCAACAGCAGTGAGCGCACCCGTTACCTGAACGCCAGCTGCCGGTTCGACGCTGATGAACAGCTGCAGCAGCAGTGGCGCGATCTTGGGGGAATCGTCCTCACCCAGGGATTCATCGCGAGTAATGTTTCCGGGGAGACGGTCATTCTCGGGCGGGGCGGATCGGACACATCGGGCGCATACTTCGCCGCCAGGCTCCAGGCAGCCGGCCTGGAGATCTGGACCGACGTCCCCGGAATTTTCAGCGCCAATCCGCGAATTGTCGACGGCGCCAGGCTGCTGCGCACCTTGACGTACGCCGAGGCACAGGAAATCGCTTCGACCGGCGGCTCTGTTCTGCATCCGCGCTGCATAGCGCCGGTCCGCAAGCACGGTATTCCATTGCGGATCAGGGACACCACGCGACCGGAGTCTCCCGGAACGCTGGTTACGAGTGACGCCGGCTCCGATGCACCGCGGGTCAAAGCGATCCTCGGCCGAACGGGCGTAACGCTCGTTTCCATGGAGACGCTGGGCATGTGGCATGAGGTTGGCTTTCTTGCCAGCGCCTTCGGCTGCTTCACTGATCTCGGGCTCTCAGTCGACCTCGTTTCGACCTCAGAGAGCAACGTCACGGTAACCCTGGATCCAGGCGTCAACACGATCGATGCCGATCTTCTCGCGAGTCTTCGCATCGCGTTGGAACGCCTTTGTCGGGTACAGATCATCGAGAACGTGGAAGTCGTTAGCCTGGTAGGACGCAGGATTCGCTCCGTCTTGCATGAGATTGGGCCGGCATTCGACGTGTTCGAGGAGTTGCCGGTGCACCTGCTGAGCCAGGCCGCGAGTGATCTCAATCTCAGTATCGTCGTCGAGCAGGACCAGTCGCGGCGAATCATCCAGTCCCTGCACACCTTGTTGGTGCATCCAGTCGGCAAGGACGGCGTTTTCGGGCCAACCTGGGAGGAACTGCGGCAGGGCACGGCCGGCAGTGCATCATTGCCTGAGCCGTGGTGGGTAAAGCGTCGAGACACCCTGGTGGACCTGGGTCGGACCCATGGCTGCGCCTACGTCTATGATCTCGCCACCGTTCGGGAAGCCGTAACGCGACTCCAGGGTATTCGCGGTGTCGACCGGATTCTCTATGCGATGAAGGCGAATGCCAACCCGGAGGTGCTGCGGGTCGTCCACGATGCCGGGTTGGGCTTCGAATGCGTGTCGCCCGGTGAGATCGAACGGCTGATCAAGCTGTTTCCGGCGCTCGAGCGGCGCCGCATCCTGTTTACGCCGAATTTCGCTCCACGCCACGAATATGAGTACGGCCTGGCCCAGGATGTCTGGGTGACACTGGACAACCTGTTTCCGCTGCGGGAGTGGGGCCGGCTGTTTGCAGGCCGGGAGATTTTCCTGCGCGTTGACACCGGCCACGGCCATGGGCACCACGAGCATGTCAAGACTGCCGGCGTCCATTCGAAGTTCGGCATTCCAATATTCGAGTTGCAGGAGGCCCGTGAGCTGGCCGACCAGCATGGTGCGCGCATCGTCGGATTACATGCGCATACGGGAAGTGGAATCCTGGATCCGCAGAACTGGCGGGACGTGGCCGGAATACTCGCCGATGCCGCGCGAGATTTCCCGCAGCTGCGCATACTCGACCTGGGTGGCGGGCTGGGAATCCCGGAACGCCGCGGTCGGACGGCGCTGGATCTCGAAAAACTTGGCGCGGGACTCGGGGACATTCGCGCCGCATGGCCGAACTACCAGATCTGGCTGGAGCCCGGTCGCTACGTGGTTGCCGAGGCGGGGGTCCTGGTGGCAACTGTCACCCAGACCAAGGGGAAGGGGAGCGTGCAGTACGTCGGCATCTCGACCGGCATGAACTCCCTGATTCGTCCGGCGCTATACGGCGCTTACCATGAGATAGCCAACCTGAGTCGCTGGGGAGAGCAGGCTGGCGAGACGGTGAGTGTCGTTGGCCCGATATGCGAGACGGGTGACCGGCTTGGTACGGACCGTCTGCTGCCGCCCTGTCGGGAAGGCGACGTGCTGGTCATAGCCAATGCGGGTGCGTACGGCTACGCCATGAGTTCCAGCTACAACCTCAGAGAGCCGGCGAGGGAGATCGCCATCTGA
- the hisE gene encoding phosphoribosyl-ATP diphosphatase, with protein MSDRGIEYISELESLLEQRKAAAPGESYTARLYAAGRSRIAQKVGEEAVELAIAGVQDDRRRIVTEAADLVYHLLVLLRYHDIGFADVVQELRQRQR; from the coding sequence ATGAGCGACCGGGGCATCGAGTACATTTCGGAGCTGGAGTCCCTGCTCGAGCAGCGCAAAGCTGCCGCGCCCGGCGAGAGCTACACCGCAAGACTCTATGCAGCCGGACGCTCCAGGATTGCCCAGAAAGTCGGCGAAGAAGCCGTCGAACTGGCCATCGCTGGCGTGCAGGACGACCGCCGACGAATCGTTACGGAGGCGGCTGATCTCGTCTATCACCTGCTGGTGTTGCTGCGGTATCACGACATCGGCTTTGCCGACGTTGTGCAGGAGCTGAGGCAACGGCAACGCTAG
- the hisF gene encoding imidazole glycerol phosphate synthase subunit HisF, with protein MLARRIIPCLDVRNGQVVKGVRFRDHQVMGAILDLACRYRDEGADELVFYDITASPEARSVDRSWINRVAAVLDIPFCVAGGIRSVRDAEEVLQHGADKISINTPALADPPLITDLARRFGSQCVVVGIDSSEQNGSYLVYRDTGDPQKSRPAERTTLDWAREVQERGAGEIVLNCMNQDGVRSGYDTTQLQMLREVCLVPLIASGGAGAMAHFADVFRQAGVDGALAASVFHSGAIHIGALKDFLRGQGIEVRA; from the coding sequence ATTCTTGCGCGCCGGATAATTCCCTGCCTGGACGTCCGCAACGGCCAGGTCGTCAAGGGCGTTCGTTTCCGTGATCACCAGGTCATGGGCGCGATCCTCGATCTGGCCTGCCGTTACCGCGATGAAGGGGCCGACGAACTGGTCTTTTACGATATTACGGCCAGCCCTGAAGCGCGATCGGTGGATCGCAGCTGGATCAACCGTGTGGCCGCCGTGCTCGATATTCCGTTCTGCGTCGCAGGCGGCATTCGCAGCGTGCGCGATGCCGAGGAGGTGCTTCAGCACGGCGCCGACAAGATCTCGATCAACACCCCGGCCCTGGCGGATCCGCCGCTCATCACGGACCTTGCACGTCGATTCGGCAGCCAGTGCGTGGTGGTCGGTATTGACAGCTCCGAACAGAATGGCAGTTATCTGGTCTACCGCGACACTGGCGATCCGCAGAAATCACGTCCGGCAGAGCGAACCACCCTGGACTGGGCCCGTGAAGTTCAGGAACGGGGTGCGGGCGAAATAGTCCTCAACTGCATGAATCAGGACGGCGTGCGCAGCGGCTATGATACGACCCAGCTGCAGATGCTGCGTGAGGTCTGCCTGGTGCCACTGATTGCCTCGGGCGGTGCTGGTGCCATGGCCCACTTCGCCGATGTCTTCAGGCAGGCCGGTGTAGACGGAGCGCTGGCGGCATCCGTGTTTCACTCCGGCGCAATTCATATAGGCGCACTCAAGGATTTTCTTCGTGGCCAGGGGATCGAGGTAAGGGCATGA
- a CDS encoding 1-(5-phosphoribosyl)-5-[(5-phosphoribosylamino)methylideneamino] imidazole-4-carboxamide isomerase, translating to MEIIPAIDLLGGRCVRLFQGDFARVTSYAADPLVLAAQYRAAGARTLHVVDLDGARSGVAVNQAAIHRLADESGLVLQAGGGIRSPESLKDLLAAGVSRVVIGSVAITDPDTACRWLDQVGPERLVIGLDVRCGQDHGSFEALAHGWQQGSGRSLWALGDHYAKAGARYVLCTDVGRDGTLSGPNCDLYTECVRRFPDFRWIASGGVSSAADLPTLAATGVSAVVTGKALLDGQITMQELSQFLRAG from the coding sequence ATGGAGATCATTCCCGCAATTGACCTCCTTGGAGGGCGCTGCGTTCGCCTTTTCCAGGGTGACTTCGCTCGCGTCACGTCCTATGCGGCCGACCCGCTCGTGTTGGCCGCACAGTACCGTGCGGCTGGCGCCAGGACGCTGCACGTGGTCGATCTGGACGGTGCCCGCAGCGGCGTGGCGGTCAATCAGGCCGCCATCCACCGGCTCGCGGACGAATCGGGGCTGGTGCTGCAAGCGGGCGGCGGCATACGCAGCCCGGAAAGCCTGAAGGATCTTCTGGCGGCTGGCGTGTCGCGGGTTGTGATCGGCTCTGTTGCCATAACCGATCCGGACACTGCGTGCCGGTGGCTCGATCAGGTCGGCCCGGAGCGACTCGTCATCGGACTCGATGTGCGTTGCGGCCAGGACCACGGATCTTTCGAAGCGCTGGCCCATGGCTGGCAGCAAGGCAGCGGCCGCAGTCTCTGGGCGCTGGGGGATCACTACGCCAAAGCCGGTGCCCGGTATGTGCTTTGCACGGACGTTGGGCGCGACGGCACCCTGTCCGGACCGAACTGCGATCTGTACACGGAATGTGTCCGACGCTTTCCGGACTTCCGCTGGATTGCATCCGGTGGCGTGAGTTCGGCGGCCGATCTGCCGACGCTTGCCGCGACCGGCGTTTCGGCCGTCGTTACCGGCAAGGCACTGCTCGACGGACAAATCACCATGCAGGAGTTAAGCCAATTCTTGCGCGCCGGATAA
- the hisH gene encoding imidazole glycerol phosphate synthase subunit HisH: MTDHPPVAILDGGGANIASLRFALERLGRPSRLTTDETIIRDASHVILPGVGAARPAMERLSANGLDRVIPALTQPVLGICLGMQLLFEASEEDETDCLGIIPGTVRRFDPAPGRPVPHMGWNQTRLLHDSPLLEDLPVRCHFYFVHSYAVPVGQHTLASCDYGWEFAAVVGNRNFLATQFHPERSGVAGARLLQNFLTRY; encoded by the coding sequence GTGACAGACCACCCGCCCGTGGCGATCCTCGATGGAGGCGGTGCCAACATCGCATCCCTGCGCTTCGCGCTGGAACGCCTCGGTCGCCCCTCCCGCCTGACCACCGATGAGACCATCATCCGTGACGCGAGCCATGTCATCCTGCCCGGCGTGGGCGCGGCCCGACCCGCGATGGAACGCCTGAGCGCGAACGGGCTCGACAGGGTGATACCCGCACTGACGCAGCCTGTGCTTGGCATCTGCCTGGGAATGCAACTGCTCTTCGAAGCATCCGAGGAGGATGAGACAGACTGCCTCGGCATCATCCCGGGAACCGTTCGCCGGTTTGATCCTGCCCCGGGACGCCCCGTACCACACATGGGCTGGAACCAGACCCGATTGCTTCATGACAGCCCGCTGCTCGAAGACCTGCCGGTCCGCTGTCATTTCTATTTCGTTCACAGCTATGCCGTGCCGGTTGGCCAGCATACGCTGGCGAGCTGTGATTACGGCTGGGAGTTTGCGGCGGTCGTTGGCAATCGCAACTTCCTCGCCACGCAGTTTCATCCGGAGCGATCCGGAGTCGCCGGCGCGCGACTGCTGCAGAATTTCCTGACACGGTACTGA
- the hisB gene encoding bifunctional histidinol-phosphatase/imidazoleglycerol-phosphate dehydratase HisB — MTPAKIAFLDRDGTIIREPADEQVDRLDKIELVPGVIPALLRLRNAGYQFVMVSNQDGRGTPAFPEEDFQRVQQFVLALFRSQGIEFRDVFICPHTAGDGCECRKPRTGLLTGFLSTTPLDRSASVVIGDRESDLQLAANLGLRGLLLDPDDSGAWARTAHDLVDLPRSTRIQRVTRETRIDCGIDLDAEDPVQVNTGIGFFDHMLEQLARHGGFSMTLSCSGDLQVDEHHTVEDVALTIGEALRKALGDKRGIGRYGFLLPMDEALAQIAIDLSGRSSFEFTGQFPRPEVGRLPTELVPHFFRSLADSLGAALHISVSGDNTHHMIEACFKGVGRALRQALARQGHTLPSTKGVL; from the coding sequence ATGACTCCAGCAAAAATCGCATTTCTCGACCGTGACGGCACCATCATTCGCGAGCCGGCCGACGAGCAGGTGGACCGGCTCGACAAGATCGAGTTGGTGCCTGGGGTTATTCCGGCCCTTCTGCGCCTGCGCAACGCAGGCTATCAGTTCGTGATGGTCAGCAACCAGGACGGCCGGGGCACGCCCGCCTTTCCAGAGGAAGACTTTCAACGGGTACAACAGTTCGTCCTTGCCCTATTCCGTTCCCAGGGAATCGAGTTCCGCGACGTATTCATCTGTCCGCACACGGCGGGCGACGGCTGCGAGTGCCGCAAGCCACGAACCGGGCTGCTGACCGGCTTTCTCAGCACCACGCCGCTCGACCGAAGCGCCAGCGTGGTCATCGGTGACAGAGAAAGCGACTTGCAGCTCGCTGCCAACCTGGGACTACGGGGCCTGTTGCTCGATCCTGACGACTCAGGCGCGTGGGCCAGAACAGCCCACGACCTCGTCGATTTGCCGCGCAGCACGCGAATACAGCGCGTGACACGTGAAACCCGCATTGATTGCGGTATCGACCTCGATGCGGAGGACCCGGTACAGGTCAACACCGGCATCGGCTTCTTCGATCATATGCTGGAGCAACTCGCCAGACATGGGGGGTTCTCAATGACCCTCTCATGCAGTGGCGACCTTCAGGTGGACGAGCACCACACCGTGGAGGACGTTGCACTCACCATCGGCGAAGCCTTGCGCAAGGCACTGGGCGACAAGCGCGGCATCGGCCGCTACGGATTTCTGCTGCCCATGGACGAAGCTCTCGCGCAGATCGCCATCGACCTGTCCGGGCGCAGCAGTTTCGAGTTCACCGGCCAGTTTCCGCGCCCCGAGGTTGGTCGTCTGCCCACTGAACTGGTGCCGCATTTCTTCCGCTCACTGGCAGACAGCCTTGGGGCCGCGCTGCACATCAGTGTTTCCGGTGACAACACCCATCACATGATCGAGGCTTGTTTCAAGGGTGTGGGAAGGGCCCTGCGCCAGGCGCTTGCCAGGCAAGGGCACACCCTGCCGAGCACGAAAGGCGTGCTGTGA
- the hisC gene encoding histidinol-phosphate transaminase, whose product MNSIVSLLRPEIRRLRPYRNAVFEPGLARLNANENPWPPPGDSSDPGLNWYPEAVPVSLQNRLAMHYGVAQEQLLVTRGSSEAIDLLVRGFCRAGQDTVVICPPTFGMYEVYAQVQGAAVRVVPLRREQDYTLDVDGIVGDWAETDRLVFVCSPNNPTGNLIALADIARLAEQLRGRGCLVLDAAYAEFSGSRQSIDLIADFDNVVVLRTLSKAMALAGVRCGALIGAREVVDLIGRILPPYAFPTPCARAAEACIEPGNAAEWRRRVDLLVRERARMSDALAALPAITRVWPSSANFILVETRDPRDFAAAAKRGRVLVRDFSWDPYLPRCVRITIGTPAENDQLLAALG is encoded by the coding sequence ATGAACAGTATCGTCAGCCTGCTGCGGCCGGAGATTCGTCGCCTGCGCCCATATAGAAATGCAGTTTTTGAACCTGGCCTGGCGCGCCTCAACGCCAACGAGAATCCATGGCCCCCACCGGGGGACAGCAGCGACCCGGGGCTCAATTGGTACCCGGAGGCAGTGCCAGTCTCCCTGCAGAACCGGCTCGCCATGCATTACGGCGTTGCACAGGAACAACTCCTGGTCACCCGGGGTTCGAGCGAGGCAATCGACCTGCTGGTGCGCGGTTTCTGTCGTGCGGGGCAGGATACGGTGGTCATCTGTCCGCCGACTTTTGGCATGTACGAGGTCTACGCCCAGGTCCAGGGGGCCGCGGTTCGTGTCGTGCCGTTGCGACGGGAGCAGGACTACACCCTGGACGTCGACGGGATCGTGGGAGACTGGGCGGAAACGGACCGGCTGGTGTTCGTCTGCTCGCCGAACAATCCCACCGGAAACCTCATCGCCCTGGCTGACATTGCGCGCCTGGCGGAGCAACTGCGCGGGCGCGGCTGTCTGGTGCTTGACGCGGCCTACGCCGAGTTCAGCGGGAGCCGGCAGAGCATCGATCTGATTGCTGACTTCGACAATGTCGTGGTCCTGCGTACCCTGTCGAAGGCGATGGCTCTTGCCGGAGTACGTTGCGGTGCCCTCATCGGCGCTCGGGAGGTCGTGGACCTGATCGGCCGTATACTTCCGCCCTACGCATTCCCGACCCCCTGCGCAAGGGCGGCGGAGGCCTGCATCGAACCAGGCAATGCGGCCGAGTGGCGCAGACGCGTCGATCTTCTCGTGCGCGAACGAGCCCGGATGAGCGACGCGCTCGCCGCGTTGCCGGCCATCACGAGAGTCTGGCCGAGCAGTGCCAACTTCATTCTTGTGGAGACGCGAGATCCGCGCGACTTTGCGGCGGCGGCAAAAAGGGGCCGCGTACTGGTGCGCGATTTCAGCTGGGATCCCTATCTCCCGCGTTGTGTGCGAATCACCATCGGGACACCGGCAGAGAACGACCAGCTTCTGGCCGCATTAGGCTGA
- the hisD gene encoding histidinol dehydrogenase → MTRPCLTRVVWARLSAGQQAAVLQRPATHDSKAIAESVASLIEQVRVEGDPAIRRLAREFDHVDVEHLRVTPDEVESARESLDPAARAAIDVAIANVSRFHAAQVAAPLRVETAPGVVCERVSRPIRAVGLYVPAGTAPLPSTAIMLAVPAQIAGCAVRVVCTPPRRDGCADPAVVAAAMACGVTDIFKIGGAQAIAAMAFGTQSVPKVDKIFGPGNIWVTAAKQAVSQDPAGAAFDMPAGPSEVMVIAAEGANPCFVALDLLSQAEHGPDSQVILVTTHEPLLDEVQQQFDALLPQLSRRGIIERSLTHGAAIVAEDLPQAFDIANRYAPEHLILQVPEPRRWIDRVQQAGSVFLGPWTPESVGDYCSGTNHVLPTYGHARAYSGLSVGDFQRRMTLQELTREGLLSLAPTVMALAHLEGLDAHGEAVRSRVMAVRP, encoded by the coding sequence ATGACCAGGCCCTGTCTCACGCGAGTGGTTTGGGCCCGCCTGAGCGCCGGGCAGCAAGCGGCCGTGCTCCAGCGTCCGGCGACTCACGACAGCAAGGCCATCGCAGAATCGGTGGCCAGCCTGATCGAGCAGGTCCGGGTGGAAGGTGATCCGGCGATACGGCGTCTGGCCCGGGAGTTCGACCACGTCGATGTCGAGCACTTGCGGGTCACCCCGGACGAGGTCGAGAGCGCCAGGGAGTCGCTGGACCCGGCGGCCCGGGCAGCCATCGACGTCGCCATCGCGAATGTGTCGCGTTTTCACGCTGCCCAGGTTGCAGCCCCGTTGCGCGTGGAAACCGCCCCGGGCGTGGTGTGCGAGCGCGTTTCCCGACCGATCCGGGCTGTTGGCCTTTACGTGCCCGCGGGGACCGCCCCCCTGCCCTCGACCGCCATCATGCTGGCCGTGCCAGCACAAATCGCCGGTTGTGCCGTTCGCGTGGTCTGCACTCCTCCGCGTCGCGACGGTTGCGCTGATCCCGCCGTCGTCGCGGCAGCCATGGCCTGCGGGGTTACCGATATCTTCAAGATCGGTGGCGCTCAGGCGATTGCCGCCATGGCCTTCGGCACCCAGTCGGTTCCGAAGGTCGACAAGATCTTTGGCCCCGGCAACATCTGGGTGACCGCTGCCAAGCAGGCCGTGTCCCAGGATCCGGCAGGCGCCGCCTTCGACATGCCGGCGGGCCCCTCTGAGGTCATGGTGATTGCTGCAGAGGGTGCAAACCCGTGTTTCGTGGCGCTTGATCTGCTCTCGCAGGCCGAGCATGGCCCCGACTCACAGGTCATCCTGGTTACGACGCATGAACCGCTGCTCGATGAGGTCCAGCAGCAGTTCGACGCATTGCTGCCGCAGCTTTCCCGGCGCGGCATCATCGAGCGGTCGTTGACTCACGGGGCCGCAATCGTGGCCGAAGATCTGCCGCAGGCCTTCGACATCGCCAATCGTTATGCGCCCGAGCACCTGATCCTGCAGGTACCCGAACCCCGCCGCTGGATCGATCGCGTACAGCAAGCGGGCTCGGTGTTTCTCGGCCCGTGGACACCCGAATCGGTTGGAGATTATTGCAGCGGTACCAACCACGTCCTCCCGACCTATGGCCACGCACGTGCCTACAGCGGGCTGTCCGTCGGTGACTTTCAGCGCCGAATGACCTTGCAGGAACTCACCCGTGAGGGATTGCTCAGCCTGGCGCCGACGGTGATGGCCCTGGCGCATCTGGAAGGCCTCGACGCCCACGGAGAGGCGGTACGTTCACGCGTCATGGCGGTTCGCCCATGA
- the hisG gene encoding ATP phosphoribosyltransferase: MNALAAPSPRIKVAIQKSGRLTDRSLDLLERCGLKYTRGRDQLIGFGENMPVDVLLVRDDDIPGLVRDDVCDLGIVGMNVLEERRLQFLADGCAAPFRVVRPLDYGRCHLAFAYPEDGGLNCIDDLRDRRIATSYPRIVQDFLVRNRINAQVVEFSGAVEIAPSLGRADAICDLVSTGATLAANRLREGETILDSQAILIQAPMDVPPEKSEWIARLLQRVDGVMQVRESKYVMMNAPKSALPEIARLLPGAEAPTVIPLDGRGDKVAIHVVCRENVFWETLENLKKAGASSLLVLPVEKMLP; this comes from the coding sequence ATGAACGCATTGGCTGCGCCGTCACCGCGAATCAAGGTTGCCATTCAGAAATCTGGCCGGTTGACGGATCGCTCCCTTGATCTGCTGGAGCGATGCGGATTGAAGTACACGCGGGGCCGCGATCAGCTCATCGGTTTCGGGGAGAACATGCCTGTCGATGTGCTGCTCGTGCGTGATGACGATATTCCCGGGCTGGTGAGGGACGACGTTTGCGATCTCGGAATCGTCGGAATGAATGTCCTTGAGGAGCGGCGCCTGCAGTTCCTGGCCGATGGCTGCGCTGCGCCATTCAGGGTCGTTCGTCCCCTGGACTACGGCCGCTGTCACCTGGCCTTTGCATACCCGGAGGACGGTGGCTTGAACTGTATCGACGATCTCCGGGACCGACGGATCGCCACGAGCTATCCGCGAATAGTCCAGGATTTCCTGGTCAGAAACCGCATCAATGCCCAGGTGGTCGAGTTTTCGGGGGCCGTTGAGATTGCGCCCAGTCTTGGCCGTGCCGATGCAATCTGCGATCTGGTCTCAACCGGGGCCACGCTGGCGGCGAATCGCCTCAGGGAGGGAGAGACGATTCTCGACAGTCAGGCGATTCTCATTCAGGCCCCAATGGATGTTCCGCCCGAGAAGAGCGAGTGGATCGCACGCCTCCTGCAGCGCGTGGATGGTGTGATGCAGGTGCGGGAAAGCAAGTACGTGATGATGAATGCGCCAAAATCGGCGCTGCCGGAGATTGCCCGGCTTCTGCCCGGCGCTGAAGCCCCCACCGTGATTCCGCTGGATGGCCGTGGCGACAAGGTCGCCATTCATGTCGTCTGCCGGGAGAACGTCTTCTGGGAGACCCTCGAGAATCTGAAGAAGGCCGGCGCGAGTTCCCTGCTGGTACTGCCCGTCGAAAAGATGCTGCCATGA
- a CDS encoding YerC/YecD family TrpR-related protein has translation MKTHRVLNPREESVAEDRLLRAILAMRTLQECRAFFHDLCTPAELQALKDRWAVVELLAEGRLSYRQIHDRTGVSITTIGRVARYLVSGEGGYSKALERLTR, from the coding sequence ATGAAAACCCACCGTGTGCTGAACCCACGGGAAGAATCGGTCGCCGAAGACCGGCTGTTGCGCGCGATTTTGGCCATGCGAACCCTGCAGGAATGCCGGGCGTTCTTCCATGACCTGTGTACGCCGGCCGAATTGCAGGCGTTGAAAGACCGCTGGGCGGTGGTAGAGCTGCTGGCCGAAGGCAGGCTCAGCTACCGGCAGATCCACGATCGCACTGGGGTCAGCATCACAACCATCGGGCGGGTGGCACGCTATCTCGTTTCCGGTGAAGGCGGTTACAGCAAGGCACTCGAGCGCCTCACCCGCTGA